A single genomic interval of Candidatus Eremiobacterota bacterium harbors:
- a CDS encoding HD domain-containing protein, with translation MTRELFVREGCCAGLVAVGGAERATEASPLPEMIAGVRIPKTPAALAVTELARAAYPAPLFGHALRSFLLARALGAPGEQMDDEILYVAGIAHDLGMTAAYRSPNRGFEIDGADVARKVLLEHGRDADAARIAWDAVALHATGGIAQYKEVEVRALANGIGGDVLGGFEPAERRIADEVFKAVPRDGFRRAFIDATVDVARRKPRAAAGFVADVARRMIPDFPKPGNFMDAFEHSDLPG, from the coding sequence ATGACGCGAGAGTTGTTCGTGCGCGAGGGTTGCTGCGCGGGTCTCGTCGCGGTCGGCGGCGCCGAGCGCGCTACGGAGGCTTCACCGTTGCCGGAGATGATCGCCGGCGTGCGCATTCCGAAGACGCCGGCCGCGCTCGCGGTGACCGAGCTCGCGCGCGCCGCATATCCTGCACCGCTGTTCGGGCACGCGCTGCGCTCGTTCTTGCTGGCGCGCGCGCTCGGCGCGCCGGGCGAGCAGATGGACGACGAGATCCTCTACGTGGCCGGGATCGCGCACGATCTGGGGATGACGGCGGCGTATCGCTCGCCCAACCGGGGCTTCGAGATCGACGGCGCCGACGTCGCGCGGAAGGTTCTGCTCGAGCACGGCCGCGACGCCGACGCCGCGCGCATCGCCTGGGACGCCGTCGCGTTGCACGCGACCGGCGGGATCGCGCAGTACAAGGAAGTCGAAGTGCGCGCGCTGGCCAACGGCATCGGCGGCGACGTGCTGGGCGGATTCGAGCCGGCAGAGCGGCGCATTGCGGACGAGGTGTTCAAGGCGGTGCCGCGCGACGGGTTCCGGCGCGCGTTCATCGACGCAACGGTTGACGTCGCGCGCCGCAAGCCGCGCGCCGCCGCCGGCTTCGTCGCGGACGTGGCGCGCCGCATGATTCCGGACTTTCCGAAACCGGGCAACTTCATGGACGCCTTCGAGCACTCGGACCTGCCGGGCTGA